The following coding sequences lie in one Pseudomonas sp. SL4(2022) genomic window:
- a CDS encoding NAD(P)/FAD-dependent oxidoreductase, with amino-acid sequence MSIKRRDFLNGAALTIAAGLVPWRFLRAESRVYPPALTGLRGSHVGSFEVAHQLGWERKVFATDHLPQHEDYDLVVVGAGISGLAAAWFYRERHPQARILLLDNHDDFGGHAKRNEFRVDGRLLLGYGGSESLDSPKANFSAEVQRLLAALGIKLERFHQAFQHRLYDELDSAVFFDQQTFGEDRLVVGEPDADADWAGFIGQFPLPESDRAALLALYGGEQNYLQALPLGEREAYLDSLSYHAYLKRHVGLSDKAIAYFQQRSCDEYGYRIDFLPASYARFAGYPGFAGLGLEEDDSEEEPYIYHFPDGNAGVARLLVRDLIPAVAGGQGMDDVVLAAFDYSRLDRPEQAVRLRLSSTVVSVRNREGGVDIGYSQAGQLYRVRARQSVLACYNMLIPYILRDLPAPQAQALAQNVKLPMVYANVVIRNWQSWAELGMQEVYAPGMPFSLMKLDYPVDLGGYQAPNDPDQPMCLHLVHVPHAAGVGPDLRTQARAARMQIYTRTFADYEAQLRDQLQRVLGGGGFDHQRDVLAITVNRWPHGYSYYSNALFDGPDGGAAVMQRARQPLGAVAIANSDAGWDAYLHAAVDQAWRAVNELS; translated from the coding sequence ATGAGCATTAAACGACGCGACTTTCTCAACGGGGCGGCGCTGACGATTGCCGCCGGTCTGGTGCCGTGGCGGTTTCTGCGCGCTGAGTCGCGCGTGTATCCGCCGGCGTTGACGGGCTTGCGCGGCAGCCATGTGGGCAGCTTTGAGGTGGCGCATCAGCTGGGCTGGGAGCGCAAGGTGTTCGCCACCGATCACCTGCCCCAGCATGAAGACTATGACCTGGTCGTGGTGGGTGCTGGTATTAGCGGTTTGGCGGCGGCCTGGTTTTACCGTGAACGCCACCCGCAGGCGCGCATTCTGCTGCTGGATAATCATGACGACTTTGGCGGCCATGCCAAACGCAACGAGTTTCGTGTGGACGGTCGTTTACTGCTGGGCTATGGCGGCAGCGAATCGTTGGACTCGCCCAAGGCCAATTTCAGCGCCGAGGTGCAGCGCTTGCTGGCGGCGCTGGGCATCAAGCTGGAGCGCTTTCATCAGGCTTTTCAGCATCGCCTGTATGACGAGTTGGACAGCGCGGTGTTTTTCGATCAGCAGACCTTTGGCGAAGACCGTTTGGTCGTTGGCGAGCCGGATGCGGACGCCGACTGGGCCGGTTTTATTGGCCAGTTCCCGCTGCCTGAAAGCGACCGCGCCGCCCTGCTGGCGCTGTATGGGGGTGAGCAGAATTACCTGCAGGCGCTGCCGCTCGGTGAGCGCGAGGCCTACCTCGACAGCTTGAGTTACCACGCCTATCTCAAGCGCCATGTCGGTCTTTCGGACAAGGCCATCGCCTACTTTCAGCAGCGTTCCTGCGACGAATACGGTTACCGCATCGACTTTCTACCGGCCAGTTACGCGCGTTTTGCCGGCTATCCGGGCTTTGCCGGCCTGGGCCTGGAGGAGGATGACAGCGAAGAAGAGCCGTACATCTACCACTTCCCCGATGGCAATGCCGGTGTCGCCCGCCTGCTGGTGCGTGACCTGATCCCGGCGGTGGCCGGCGGGCAGGGCATGGACGATGTGGTGCTGGCCGCCTTTGATTACAGCCGTTTGGACCGCCCCGAGCAGGCCGTGCGCCTGCGCCTGTCGAGCACCGTCGTCAGTGTGCGCAACCGTGAGGGCGGCGTGGACATCGGCTACAGCCAAGCGGGGCAGCTTTACCGGGTGCGCGCCCGGCAGTCGGTGCTGGCCTGCTACAACATGCTTATCCCGTACATTCTGCGCGACCTGCCGGCCCCTCAGGCGCAGGCGTTGGCGCAGAACGTCAAACTGCCCATGGTGTACGCCAATGTGGTGATTCGTAATTGGCAGAGTTGGGCCGAGTTGGGCATGCAGGAGGTGTACGCACCGGGCATGCCCTTCAGCCTGATGAAGTTGGATTACCCGGTGGATCTGGGTGGGTATCAGGCGCCGAATGATCCCGATCAGCCCATGTGCCTGCATCTGGTGCATGTGCCGCATGCGGCAGGTGTTGGCCCGGACCTGCGCACGCAGGCGCGGGCCGCGCGCATGCAGATCTACACCCGCACCTTTGCCGACTACGAAGCGCAACTGCGCGACCAGTTGCAGCGTGTGCTCGGTGGCGGTGGTTTTGATCATCAGCGCGATGTGCTGGCCATCACGGTCAACCGCTGGCCGCATGGCTATTCCTACTACAGCAACGCCTTGTTCGATGGTCCAGACGGTGGTGCGGCGGTTATGCAGCGGGCGCGTCAGCCCTTGGGCGCGGTGGCCATCGCCAATTCCGATGCCGGTTGGGACGCTTACCTGCACGCGGCCGTGGATCAGGCCTGGCGGGCGGTCAATGAACTGAGCTAG
- a CDS encoding extracellular solute-binding protein: protein MKTIIRRLKGLALIAICSLHAVSAQAGEQALNVLNWSELIPSELQRNFTQQFDTRLTYDTLDSDDALEGKLLTGNSGYDVVYPSSSYMTKQIKAGAYLPLDWSKIPNRVHLDPQLLEKLNMHDPDNRHGVPFIWGTNGILINVEKVQAILGKDADLSSHALLFDPQVVSQLAKCGVSFLDSPQDVFTMVLAYLGRDPNSNRVEDYQAAFAQLQQVWPHIKQINSTYRDQITRGDICVAMAWSGDAGVINRIVRENQLDMQIRYITPRGQTPIWFTMMGIPADAKNTEAAYQWINYLLEPTVATQVSEYNSYPSAVSEAQAVGRAIKDGRYAPEDEEIASFYISGTIEPKTVRVMTQYWRRLYSD, encoded by the coding sequence ATGAAAACAATAATTCGCCGTTTAAAAGGCCTTGCCCTCATCGCGATCTGTAGCCTGCACGCGGTGTCAGCCCAGGCCGGTGAGCAGGCGCTGAATGTGCTCAACTGGTCCGAGCTGATCCCCAGCGAGCTGCAGCGCAACTTTACCCAGCAGTTCGACACCCGCCTGACGTACGACACTCTCGACAGTGATGACGCCCTGGAGGGCAAATTGCTCACCGGTAATTCGGGTTATGACGTGGTCTACCCGTCATCGTCGTACATGACCAAGCAGATCAAGGCCGGGGCCTACCTGCCGCTGGATTGGTCGAAGATTCCCAACCGCGTGCACCTTGACCCGCAGTTGCTGGAAAAACTGAACATGCACGATCCCGATAATCGCCACGGCGTGCCGTTTATCTGGGGCACCAACGGCATCTTGATCAATGTGGAGAAGGTGCAGGCCATTCTGGGCAAAGACGCCGACCTCAGCAGCCACGCCTTGTTGTTCGACCCGCAGGTGGTGAGCCAACTCGCCAAGTGCGGGGTGTCGTTTCTCGATTCGCCGCAAGACGTCTTCACCATGGTGCTGGCCTACCTGGGGCGCGATCCGAACAGCAACAGGGTTGAGGATTACCAGGCCGCTTTTGCTCAGCTGCAACAGGTCTGGCCGCATATCAAGCAAATCAACTCGACCTACCGCGATCAGATCACCCGTGGTGATATCTGCGTGGCCATGGCCTGGAGTGGCGATGCCGGGGTGATCAATCGCATCGTCCGGGAAAACCAGTTGGACATGCAGATCCGCTACATCACGCCGCGGGGGCAAACACCGATCTGGTTCACCATGATGGGCATTCCGGCAGATGCCAAAAATACCGAAGCCGCCTACCAGTGGATCAACTACCTGCTTGAACCCACGGTGGCCACGCAGGTGTCTGAATACAACAGCTACCCCAGTGCGGTGAGCGAGGCGCAGGCCGTTGGGCGTGCGATAAAAGATGGCCGCTATGCGCCTGAGGATGAGGAAATCGCGAGCTTCTACATATCCGGCACCATTGAGCCGAAAACGGTACGCGTCATGACCCAATACTGGCGTCGCCTCTACAGCGACTAA
- a CDS encoding LysR substrate-binding domain-containing protein — MNANRLPPLNAVRAFEAAARLGSYVAAAKELHVTQPAIGRHVKTLEDRLQTALFQRTPRGVLLTEDGWRYFEQISAALTQIADATYELTSRAQQRWLRLLVVPGFAGRWLRHHLGEFRALHPGVCIALEPNPSFREVSSERADLGIAFGEGEEFSGPREVLLQPPIFPVCSPDFLAAHGPLNTPGDLLRMPLLHEDDGYWWGLWLQRQGVKVRLNSEMSYVSADQVIDLALAGAGVALTNPLLVSEELASGRLIRPLPHEVPLEGYLLLSPAGGLKPEAKAFRLWLLSKLNPTPV; from the coding sequence GCCTTTGAAGCAGCCGCCCGGTTGGGCAGCTATGTGGCCGCGGCCAAAGAGCTGCACGTCACCCAGCCGGCCATCGGACGGCATGTGAAGACCTTGGAGGATCGCCTGCAAACGGCGTTGTTTCAGCGCACGCCGCGCGGTGTGCTGCTGACCGAAGACGGCTGGCGTTACTTTGAACAAATCAGCGCTGCCCTGACGCAAATTGCCGATGCCACCTATGAGCTGACCAGCCGCGCACAGCAGCGTTGGCTGCGGCTGCTGGTGGTGCCGGGGTTTGCCGGGCGCTGGTTACGCCATCATCTGGGTGAGTTTCGTGCGTTGCATCCCGGCGTCTGTATCGCGCTGGAGCCTAATCCGTCCTTTCGCGAGGTCAGCAGCGAGCGCGCGGATTTAGGCATCGCCTTTGGCGAGGGTGAGGAGTTCAGCGGCCCACGCGAGGTGTTGCTGCAACCGCCGATCTTTCCGGTGTGTTCGCCGGATTTTCTGGCCGCACACGGGCCACTGAATACGCCCGGCGACCTCCTGCGCATGCCCTTGTTGCACGAGGACGATGGCTACTGGTGGGGGCTGTGGTTGCAGCGGCAGGGCGTCAAGGTGCGCCTGAACAGTGAGATGTCCTATGTCAGTGCTGATCAGGTGATTGACCTGGCATTGGCCGGCGCCGGTGTGGCGCTGACCAACCCTTTGCTGGTCAGCGAGGAACTGGCCAGTGGGCGCCTGATTCGGCCGTTGCCCCATGAAGTCCCGCTGGAGGGGTATCTGCTGCTCAGTCCTGCCGGTGGTCTCAAACCCGAGGCCAAGGCATTCCGGCTCTGGCTGCTGAGCAAACTCAATCCGACGCCGGTATAA